A window of Sphingorhabdus lacus contains these coding sequences:
- a CDS encoding molybdopterin-dependent oxidoreductase translates to MANATITRLCPFCEACCGLVVEFNPASRQVVSIKGDKDNPFSQGFLCPKSQGLRLLDEDPDRLRQPLVRRGRDFVETDLDSAIDEAASAIRAIREKHGNDALGLYIGNPVAHNLGLVIYGGIFALTLPSRNMGTAGSIDHIAKVVSSTELFGSEALIPVPDIDRTDFLLVIGANPMVSNGSLVTAPGWPRRLEALKARGGKLVVIDPRRSETAEVADRHIAIQPGGDVFLLLALVQVLYAENLIAIGELSDIVDGVDELQSLVAPFSPESVAGRTGVDSGAIRKLARDMASAKSAVAYGRIGTSAQKFGTLTSWLIDVVNILTGNLDREGGAMFPLPVTPALIYNQTYVDGVAPNNRWRTRVKGLPEVSGFSPVATLPDEILTPGEGQIRAMLTLCGNPVRSSPNSARYAEALASLKFMASIDLYLNETTRFAKVILPPSGHLEQVHYPPFSPPYMVRSYAKWDCAAFPAESAGDGEILLQLNARILGIEPAALEEQALQGMIAQTLAADGELATRLSVAECFDAVAVHQGPARFIDLLIRTGPFGDRFGARPGGLTLSKLQEMPHGIDLGPMVPRLRNAIVTPERKIRLVPPLMKQGMAPLQGELERKVAPSTLLLVGRRHLRSNNSWMHNVSALAKGPDRSFLEIHPDDARDRQIADGAAVRISSRKGAIQVTARITDSVKPGVITLPHGHDHRDNGTRMTVAARMSGANFNALTDEDEWDSLSGIAVLNGIPVEVAPLRAGDRLSPK, encoded by the coding sequence TTGGCCAATGCGACAATCACCAGACTTTGCCCCTTTTGTGAGGCATGTTGCGGGCTGGTCGTCGAATTCAATCCAGCCAGTCGGCAGGTTGTCTCGATAAAGGGCGACAAGGACAATCCGTTCAGTCAGGGCTTCCTATGCCCGAAATCACAAGGGCTGCGATTGCTCGATGAAGACCCCGATAGGCTGCGTCAGCCGCTTGTCCGCCGGGGCCGCGACTTTGTTGAAACGGATCTTGATAGCGCGATTGATGAAGCGGCTTCGGCCATCCGGGCAATCCGCGAGAAACACGGCAATGATGCGCTTGGGCTCTACATCGGCAATCCGGTTGCCCATAACCTCGGGCTCGTAATCTATGGTGGAATCTTCGCGCTGACCCTGCCCAGCAGGAACATGGGTACGGCCGGATCAATTGATCACATCGCCAAAGTGGTCTCTTCGACCGAACTTTTTGGTTCTGAAGCCCTGATCCCGGTTCCCGATATCGACCGGACCGACTTTCTGCTCGTTATCGGCGCCAACCCGATGGTGTCCAACGGCAGCCTCGTAACAGCGCCGGGCTGGCCCCGGCGGCTCGAGGCCTTGAAAGCGCGGGGCGGCAAGCTGGTGGTCATCGACCCGCGCCGGTCGGAAACGGCTGAGGTTGCGGACCGGCACATCGCGATCCAGCCGGGAGGCGATGTGTTCCTGCTTCTTGCGCTTGTGCAAGTGCTCTACGCCGAAAACCTGATCGCGATTGGCGAACTGTCCGACATAGTCGACGGCGTCGATGAGCTGCAAAGCCTGGTCGCGCCCTTTTCACCTGAATCGGTCGCCGGGAGGACCGGTGTAGATTCGGGCGCAATCCGGAAACTGGCGCGCGACATGGCATCGGCGAAGTCAGCCGTGGCCTATGGCCGGATCGGCACGTCCGCCCAGAAATTCGGCACGCTCACTTCCTGGCTGATCGATGTGGTCAACATTCTGACCGGCAACCTCGATCGGGAAGGTGGGGCCATGTTCCCGCTCCCGGTAACCCCGGCGCTGATCTACAACCAGACCTATGTGGATGGTGTCGCGCCCAACAATCGCTGGCGAACGCGGGTCAAGGGCTTGCCCGAAGTATCGGGCTTCAGCCCTGTTGCGACCCTTCCAGACGAAATCCTGACGCCCGGTGAAGGGCAGATCCGCGCGATGCTGACGCTATGCGGCAATCCGGTTCGCTCCAGCCCCAATTCGGCTCGCTACGCGGAGGCATTGGCCAGTCTCAAATTCATGGCGAGTATCGATCTCTATCTCAACGAGACGACGCGTTTCGCCAAGGTCATACTCCCGCCTTCCGGGCATCTCGAGCAGGTCCACTATCCGCCGTTCAGTCCGCCCTATATGGTGCGTTCTTATGCCAAATGGGATTGCGCAGCATTTCCGGCGGAATCGGCCGGAGACGGCGAAATCTTGCTGCAATTGAATGCCAGAATTCTCGGGATCGAGCCGGCGGCACTTGAGGAGCAGGCGCTGCAAGGCATGATCGCGCAAACGCTTGCCGCCGATGGCGAACTGGCCACGCGGTTGAGCGTTGCGGAATGCTTCGACGCAGTCGCCGTCCACCAAGGGCCGGCTCGCTTCATCGACTTGCTGATCCGCACCGGCCCCTTTGGCGATCGCTTTGGGGCGCGGCCCGGCGGCCTGACACTTTCCAAGCTGCAGGAAATGCCGCACGGCATCGATCTGGGGCCAATGGTTCCGCGGCTTCGCAACGCGATTGTCACGCCGGAGCGCAAAATCCGGTTGGTTCCGCCCTTGATGAAACAGGGCATGGCGCCACTCCAAGGAGAATTGGAGCGCAAGGTTGCGCCTTCAACATTGCTGCTAGTGGGGCGGCGGCATTTGCGGTCGAACAACAGCTGGATGCATAATGTTTCCGCGCTTGCAAAAGGCCCGGATCGCAGCTTCCTTGAAATCCATCCGGACGATGCACGCGACCGGCAGATTGCTGATGGGGCCGCGGTCCGCATTTCCTCGCGTAAGGGTGCAATCCAGGTCACGGCGCGGATCACGGACAGCGTCAAGCCAGGTGTAATAACCCTTCCGCATGGCCACGATCATCGTGACAATGGCACCCGAATGACGGTCGCGGCGCGGATGTCCGGCGCAAATTTCAATGCACTTACCGACGAGGATGAGTGGGACAGTCTGTCAGGCATTGCGGTCTTGAACGGGATTCCCGTCGAGGTGGCCCCGCTGCGAGCGGGGGATCGCCTCTCCCCTAAGTAG
- a CDS encoding TonB-dependent receptor, with protein MRRFKSRLALCAGVAAISASPAYAQEAQTGDEEAGIGDIVVTAQRRAEKSQETPLAITAIGGDDLQSKGVFETADLSAVVPNMQIISPYGRAQPNISLRGISVANEYNANQASPIGVYIDDAYMASRTSHGMQLYDLERVEVLRGPQGTLYGRNTTGGAVNFITMRPQLDGTSGFLEVGYGKFNRVEASGALDTTLVPDKVGIRIAGNYIKSDGMVDNLFPGGKDLQSENSLGIRVSLLAKPSEDFTVFAKFYHGKDKPRQVGNHFIGATPTGVSPLTGYGRGSLGFYQVQANDPGVFEFDGTGGLLNLSYNSGDWSVTSITSYDSGGRKLKHDADNAPMDILQIYWNDQFKQFNQEVRVNYDADGVKAILGGYYGHDRVDVYNQFQFLFFLRGIVPFALPFPAPTSGFGVDSRYRQTRESKAIFGQIEYELTDRLTASLGLRYTWDSLKYSRGNANIIDYNLTPVFNTIPAPGPYNPAVFLDRSDDFKALSGKFGLDYKLSDDVLLYASYSRGYRAGAINGGGYLSPAQIDFVAPEKVNAYEVGLKSDLLDRRLRLNLAGFYYDYKNQQLQEVIGAVALLRSAPKAKILGFEAEMTVLLSDSFKINSTLGILDTKYEGLTLSGINLDGNRLPFAPKLTWSGGADWTIADTGAGKVVLNGNFSYASQQWFSPFNEKPSFVGDPITNVRQQQKGYWLVNGQLRLDGDTFYGSLWAKNIFNKGYHVYGLDLRAAFAYDYLALGSPRTFGATVGVKF; from the coding sequence ATGCGCCGTTTCAAAAGCCGTCTGGCATTGTGCGCAGGCGTTGCAGCAATTTCAGCTAGCCCTGCCTATGCGCAGGAAGCACAAACAGGCGATGAGGAGGCAGGGATCGGCGATATCGTCGTAACGGCTCAACGTCGCGCAGAAAAATCCCAGGAAACGCCGCTCGCTATTACGGCAATCGGGGGCGACGATTTGCAATCGAAGGGGGTGTTTGAGACGGCCGATCTCAGTGCCGTGGTCCCTAACATGCAGATCATCTCGCCCTACGGACGGGCCCAGCCCAACATCTCGCTGCGCGGGATCTCGGTCGCAAACGAATATAACGCCAACCAGGCATCGCCGATCGGTGTCTATATCGACGACGCCTATATGGCTTCGCGTACCAGCCATGGCATGCAGCTTTACGATCTGGAGCGCGTCGAAGTTCTGCGCGGTCCGCAAGGGACATTATACGGTCGTAACACCACCGGCGGTGCCGTGAATTTCATCACCATGCGACCGCAACTCGATGGGACGTCCGGGTTCCTTGAAGTCGGCTATGGCAAGTTCAACCGTGTGGAAGCATCAGGTGCGCTCGACACCACCCTGGTGCCCGACAAGGTCGGCATCCGTATTGCCGGCAATTACATCAAATCGGACGGTATGGTCGACAACCTCTTCCCGGGCGGAAAGGATCTGCAATCCGAGAACAGCCTTGGCATACGTGTCAGCCTTTTGGCCAAGCCGAGCGAGGACTTCACCGTCTTCGCCAAATTTTATCACGGCAAGGATAAACCCCGGCAGGTCGGCAACCATTTCATCGGCGCCACCCCGACAGGTGTCAGCCCACTGACCGGTTATGGCCGCGGTTCGCTCGGTTTCTACCAGGTGCAGGCCAATGATCCCGGCGTGTTCGAATTTGACGGTACCGGCGGCCTGCTCAACCTGAGCTACAATAGCGGTGACTGGTCGGTGACGAGCATCACGTCCTACGACAGCGGTGGCCGCAAGCTGAAGCACGATGCCGACAACGCGCCTATGGATATTCTGCAGATCTACTGGAACGACCAGTTCAAGCAGTTCAACCAGGAAGTGCGCGTCAATTACGACGCCGATGGCGTAAAGGCGATCCTCGGCGGCTATTATGGCCACGACCGGGTAGACGTGTACAACCAGTTCCAGTTCCTATTCTTCCTGAGGGGCATCGTGCCCTTCGCGCTGCCATTTCCTGCTCCCACCAGCGGATTTGGCGTCGACAGCCGCTATCGGCAAACCCGCGAATCCAAGGCGATTTTCGGCCAGATCGAATATGAGCTGACCGACAGGCTGACCGCCTCGCTGGGGCTGCGTTACACATGGGATAGCCTCAAATATTCGCGCGGCAATGCCAATATCATCGACTATAATCTGACGCCGGTGTTCAATACCATCCCGGCTCCCGGACCGTACAATCCAGCGGTGTTCCTGGATCGATCGGACGATTTCAAGGCGCTATCCGGCAAGTTCGGTCTGGATTACAAACTTTCCGACGATGTGCTGCTCTATGCCAGCTATTCGCGCGGTTACCGGGCGGGGGCCATCAATGGTGGCGGTTATCTCTCGCCCGCCCAGATTGATTTCGTCGCTCCCGAAAAGGTCAATGCCTACGAAGTCGGCCTCAAATCCGATCTGCTGGACCGCAGGCTTCGTTTGAACCTTGCTGGCTTCTACTATGACTATAAAAACCAGCAGTTGCAGGAAGTGATCGGAGCCGTTGCGCTGCTCCGAAGCGCGCCCAAGGCCAAGATTCTGGGCTTCGAAGCCGAGATGACGGTGTTGCTGTCAGACAGCTTCAAGATCAACTCAACATTGGGCATTCTCGACACCAAATATGAAGGTCTGACGCTGTCGGGTATCAACCTTGATGGAAACCGCTTGCCCTTCGCACCAAAGCTAACTTGGAGCGGTGGTGCCGATTGGACTATTGCCGACACGGGCGCAGGGAAAGTCGTGCTCAACGGCAATTTCAGCTACGCCAGCCAGCAATGGTTCTCACCCTTTAACGAAAAGCCATCGTTCGTCGGTGACCCCATCACCAATGTGCGGCAGCAGCAAAAGGGCTATTGGCTTGTCAATGGACAGCTTCGGCTCGACGGCGACACCTTCTACGGATCGCTGTGGGCGAAGAACATCTTCAACAAGGGTTATCATGTCTACGGCCTCGATCTGCGCGCAGCCTTTGCCTATGACTATCTGGCCCTTGGCAGCCCGCGGACCTTCGGCGCGACGGTTGGCGTGAAGTTCTGA
- a CDS encoding NmrA family NAD(P)-binding protein, with protein MERISVFGANGHIGRPLADWMRANSPSTGLKLVMRNEDHRAALATAFPQAEICIANYYDLGSLESALSGVQGAFIVTPDFLDEQRAMTNFVYAARTNPGLRHIVRLIADPPGMTAERVPDSLKAFGGGTAVQHLRAKAILEQSGLPFTYINIAAYFMQNFLTPFFNGPIRAERILSVPRNRRMGFIDTHDIGACAAAILLSGNQRHIGQTYHLDNGHDVLWFDEVASLMSDVFDQTITYDGTDETFLRICGEGVKAYIGRPDADQYYINYFQFEQDNETVWRKSDIVEFLTGRPAKTLRQWLSENKHNILGQ; from the coding sequence TTGGAGCGGATCTCGGTCTTTGGCGCAAATGGCCATATAGGCCGTCCTCTGGCCGACTGGATGCGCGCAAACTCCCCGTCAACTGGTTTGAAGCTTGTCATGCGCAATGAGGACCACCGCGCCGCATTGGCAACTGCATTTCCTCAGGCCGAAATCTGCATAGCAAACTACTATGATCTCGGCTCGCTCGAGTCTGCCCTGTCCGGAGTCCAGGGCGCTTTCATCGTGACGCCGGACTTTCTGGATGAACAGAGGGCGATGACGAATTTCGTCTATGCGGCGCGTACCAACCCTGGCTTGCGCCACATCGTTCGATTGATCGCGGATCCGCCTGGCATGACCGCGGAGAGGGTTCCGGATAGCCTCAAGGCCTTCGGCGGCGGAACCGCCGTGCAACATCTGAGGGCCAAGGCGATCCTTGAGCAGAGCGGCTTGCCGTTCACCTACATCAACATCGCCGCCTACTTCATGCAGAATTTCCTGACTCCGTTCTTCAATGGTCCTATCAGGGCGGAGCGGATCCTTTCTGTGCCACGCAACCGCCGCATGGGGTTCATCGACACGCATGACATCGGGGCCTGCGCCGCTGCGATTCTGCTTTCTGGCAACCAGCGCCACATCGGCCAGACCTACCATCTCGACAATGGCCATGACGTCCTGTGGTTTGATGAAGTAGCGTCGCTGATGTCGGACGTCTTTGACCAGACCATCACCTATGACGGGACCGACGAGACCTTCCTGCGCATCTGCGGGGAGGGCGTGAAGGCCTATATCGGCCGCCCGGACGCAGACCAGTACTACATCAACTACTTCCAGTTCGAGCAAGACAACGAGACGGTCTGGCGCAAGTCGGACATCGTCGAGTTCCTCACTGGAAGGCCCGCAAAAACGCTCCGGCAATGGCTGTCGGAAAACAAACATAACATTCTCGGCCAATAA
- a CDS encoding LuxR C-terminal-related transcriptional regulator yields MNYPRGKTTPPVSGNDLISRDALIDQLLTDVQSKELILAVAPAGYGKTVLLTSLYQALRSAQKEVCWYNCDRTDVVPRKLAAFLLEASGADGGLADDDSLGLEASAALFAGLIDAGLENSKTHVAVILENYHLAQSHETDALIEALLSTESPYLHLVISSRVKPGFATRKRMLAGRVAELRVRDLAFTKSELGALARSVIPDDYGVDLGGVLERTEGWPVAIRLFLLALKEGADTKRLLEEISSRDADVAEYLSEEVLRGLPGEVRDFLVATCFLEQFNHALCEAVAPNTDVAYMIEQVQHNNLFIVRLESDSGWFRYHPIFRQYLLNQFESLSRQEQTRMRRAAGHWYEANDHLAEAIDMALLSGDADQARSLLARLAPELVSVRGDLATFLQLLSRFPRGMIENDSTLLYWQAWAMFFARRYREAAGLVASLHRNTQIGNGEEIDEGLRNQIGLLDTLSATFMDDMVSARRAASDWLSANPGVDPFDRATVACSLVLSSLAFLDLPTARRAFDLAQRAIADSDSAYGMAWVCGIGMTMDLVAGEPQQALARLEALGTGWSDTPKAPSNISSTLALLAAAAHYHLGQVESAEVLVGENLHMLAEHGVSETAAFGLAACLRVTAFKSGASDALTLARKMESGLTKAYAPRLAFTLRYERVLLLFRAGRNEEAIEEASSITEVQPLGERREAEGDADLPSVKELRQIVSARVAIADQAWNEAQRILTGLINTARHGGRNLRLVQALILKAAVHYNQGDSVKAVRTFLDAVAVARDRGLIQIFVDDAQMCRPLVAAAVAGFDQSSPSPAKELDFLQGLQEHLGLESQIAKIEDELHAPLEPLTAREKLMVDLLLAGLRNREIAGRLSMSEATVKWHLYNLYSKLGVNNRTAAIHRARSLGLTAN; encoded by the coding sequence TTGAATTACCCAAGAGGCAAGACGACGCCCCCGGTGTCCGGCAATGATCTGATCAGTAGGGATGCCCTGATTGATCAACTCCTGACGGACGTTCAGTCCAAGGAACTGATCCTTGCGGTGGCACCGGCGGGCTATGGCAAGACAGTCCTGTTGACCTCGCTTTACCAGGCACTTCGATCGGCCCAGAAAGAAGTCTGCTGGTATAACTGCGATCGAACCGACGTTGTCCCGCGCAAGCTGGCCGCATTCTTGCTCGAAGCGAGTGGTGCCGACGGCGGGTTGGCCGATGATGATAGCCTCGGCCTCGAAGCCAGCGCCGCGCTGTTCGCGGGCCTTATCGACGCGGGACTTGAGAATAGCAAAACCCATGTTGCGGTCATCCTGGAAAACTATCATCTGGCCCAGTCGCACGAAACCGACGCGCTGATAGAGGCCCTGCTATCGACCGAATCGCCCTATCTGCACCTCGTCATTTCCTCGCGCGTCAAACCGGGATTTGCGACGCGCAAACGCATGCTTGCCGGTCGCGTCGCCGAACTGCGGGTCCGGGATCTGGCCTTCACCAAGAGTGAGCTGGGGGCACTCGCCAGGTCTGTCATTCCCGATGACTATGGTGTCGATCTGGGCGGTGTGCTGGAAAGGACCGAAGGATGGCCCGTTGCCATTCGTCTGTTCTTGCTCGCCCTGAAGGAAGGGGCCGATACGAAACGCCTTCTGGAGGAAATATCGTCACGCGATGCAGACGTGGCCGAGTATCTTTCAGAGGAAGTTCTTCGTGGTCTGCCGGGCGAGGTCAGGGATTTCCTGGTCGCGACCTGTTTCCTGGAGCAGTTCAATCACGCGTTGTGCGAAGCAGTCGCTCCCAATACCGACGTCGCGTACATGATCGAACAGGTACAGCACAACAACCTGTTCATTGTCAGGCTGGAAAGCGACAGCGGATGGTTCAGATATCATCCGATATTCCGACAATATCTTCTCAATCAGTTCGAGAGCCTTTCCCGGCAAGAGCAGACCAGGATGCGCCGTGCCGCTGGGCATTGGTATGAGGCCAACGATCATTTGGCCGAAGCCATCGACATGGCCCTGCTTTCCGGTGACGCGGATCAGGCGCGTTCACTGCTCGCCAGATTGGCACCGGAACTGGTCTCGGTCCGAGGAGATCTGGCGACGTTCCTGCAGCTATTGTCTCGTTTTCCGCGGGGAATGATCGAGAATGACTCGACACTGCTCTACTGGCAAGCATGGGCCATGTTCTTCGCTAGGCGCTACCGGGAAGCTGCGGGTCTGGTTGCAAGCCTGCATCGCAACACGCAGATTGGAAATGGCGAGGAGATTGACGAGGGTCTGCGCAACCAGATCGGGCTACTCGACACACTGTCGGCAACCTTCATGGATGACATGGTGTCTGCAAGGCGTGCAGCCAGCGATTGGTTGAGCGCCAATCCGGGTGTCGATCCATTCGACCGCGCGACAGTCGCCTGCAGCCTGGTTCTGTCGTCATTGGCCTTCCTTGACCTGCCGACCGCACGCCGCGCCTTCGATCTGGCGCAACGGGCCATTGCCGACAGTGACAGCGCCTACGGGATGGCCTGGGTGTGTGGGATCGGAATGACAATGGACCTTGTCGCGGGCGAGCCACAGCAAGCTCTTGCGCGGCTGGAAGCACTGGGAACGGGCTGGTCCGATACCCCAAAAGCACCAAGCAACATTTCATCCACTCTGGCTTTGCTGGCTGCAGCAGCCCATTACCATCTTGGGCAGGTTGAAAGCGCGGAAGTATTGGTCGGCGAAAACCTGCATATGCTTGCAGAGCACGGTGTCAGCGAAACAGCCGCCTTTGGCCTGGCCGCCTGTTTAAGGGTGACCGCGTTCAAATCAGGGGCTTCGGATGCCTTGACTCTCGCACGCAAGATGGAGTCCGGGCTGACAAAGGCCTACGCACCCCGCCTCGCTTTCACATTGCGTTATGAACGCGTGCTGCTTCTGTTTAGGGCGGGGCGAAACGAAGAGGCAATCGAAGAGGCGTCTAGCATCACTGAAGTCCAACCACTTGGTGAACGACGGGAAGCGGAAGGTGATGCAGATTTGCCCAGCGTCAAGGAGCTTCGCCAGATCGTTTCAGCGCGAGTGGCCATTGCAGACCAGGCATGGAATGAGGCGCAGCGAATATTGACGGGGCTGATTAACACAGCGCGGCATGGCGGACGCAATTTGCGGTTGGTTCAGGCGCTCATTCTCAAGGCGGCGGTCCATTACAATCAGGGCGATAGCGTAAAGGCCGTGCGCACTTTTCTCGACGCTGTGGCCGTGGCGCGCGACCGTGGACTCATTCAGATTTTTGTTGATGATGCCCAGATGTGTCGCCCGCTTGTAGCAGCGGCGGTTGCAGGATTTGACCAGAGTTCGCCAAGTCCGGCCAAGGAACTCGATTTCTTGCAAGGCTTGCAGGAACATCTCGGCCTTGAAAGCCAGATCGCCAAGATTGAAGATGAATTGCATGCCCCCCTTGAACCGCTGACCGCGCGCGAGAAGTTGATGGTCGACCTTCTTCTCGCCGGTCTGCGCAATCGCGAAATTGCCGGACGGCTTTCGATGTCGGAAGCAACAGTGAAATGGCATCTCTATAACCTTTACAGCAAGCTGGGCGTCAACAACCGGACCGCCGCGATCCATCGTGCACGCAGCCTAGGCCTGACGGCAAACTAA
- a CDS encoding fatty acid desaturase: protein MSTSPQSANAQFNALRSCPKVAWPTVALFVVCTNIIGGVWYAAIVHGFPLWLGALVNGITAYYLFSVVHDSSHNAVSKNKFVNELLGRIGLVYFAPLAPMDVARYIHMAHHKYANDPDRDPDGYAHKLDMWFPLRWLNFDYYYTKWFFQKGGDFARRKYPALFAYVAFILTSCALIVWLGYGMELLMLWFIPTRISSFLFVLVFSFLTHQPFETYAKEDEYKATALRMGGEWILSPLMANHNYHLIHHLYPTAPFYNYIKIMKLRGDEILAKDPLMPPTFGLSPRTRERVNH, encoded by the coding sequence ATGTCAACATCGCCGCAGAGTGCAAATGCACAGTTCAATGCATTACGGTCGTGCCCCAAGGTGGCATGGCCGACAGTGGCGCTCTTCGTTGTGTGTACCAACATTATTGGCGGCGTGTGGTATGCCGCCATCGTACACGGATTTCCGCTTTGGCTAGGCGCGCTGGTGAACGGGATAACGGCCTATTACCTGTTCAGCGTCGTCCATGATTCCTCGCACAATGCCGTCAGCAAGAACAAGTTTGTGAACGAACTGCTCGGCAGGATCGGCCTCGTCTATTTCGCGCCGCTCGCACCGATGGATGTGGCCCGATATATCCACATGGCGCATCACAAATATGCGAACGACCCTGATCGCGATCCGGATGGCTATGCGCACAAGCTGGACATGTGGTTTCCGCTACGCTGGCTGAATTTCGACTATTATTACACCAAATGGTTCTTCCAGAAGGGCGGCGATTTTGCCCGTCGCAAATACCCGGCTCTGTTTGCCTATGTCGCTTTTATCCTTACGAGCTGCGCGCTGATCGTCTGGCTGGGATATGGGATGGAACTGCTGATGTTGTGGTTCATTCCGACCCGGATCAGCTCGTTTCTGTTCGTTCTGGTGTTCAGTTTCCTGACCCATCAGCCATTCGAGACTTATGCCAAGGAAGACGAATACAAGGCGACCGCGCTGCGGATGGGCGGGGAATGGATTCTCTCACCACTGATGGCCAACCACAATTACCATCTGATCCACCACCTCTACCCGACCGCGCCGTTTTACAACTACATCAAGATCATGAAGCTGCGCGGCGATGAGATCCTGGCCAAAGACCCGCTGATGCCGCCAACTTTCGGGCTCTCGCCGCGGACGAGGGAGCGGGTGAACCACTAG
- a CDS encoding class I adenylate-forming enzyme family protein, with protein sequence MEREAMQFTQGLERAVQHHPEMTATICGSRSQTFTELYKRTTRLAGCLASKELIKGARIAVLALNSDHYLEVYLATAWAGAVIVPANFRWSPAEIAYSLNDAGCQALIVDQQHAALVPILREQCPGLKHVFLMGGTEDADGLLGLDALIEGSVPLPHSGAGGNDLLGIFYTGGTTGRPKGVMLSHANLCSSGLSMLAEGVFNEGGVGLHVAPMFHLADMLMTTCLVLRGCTHVMLPAFSPDAVLDHVARYRVTDTLVVPAMLQAITDHPSISDFDTSSLCNILYGASPASETLLRRTMAAFPGVRLTQGYGMTESAAFICALPWHQHVVADGGPNRLRAAGRSTFDVHVRIVDSNDCEVPRGEIGEIIVKGPNVMQGYYNMPDATAETLRGGWLHTGDMAWMDEEGYVFIVDRAKDMIISGGENIYSAEVENAVASHPAVAANAVIGIPHEHMGEAVHVAVVLRPGCTLELDALQSHCRTLIAGYKVPRSMEIMPSLPLSGAGKILKTQLREPFWKGRDSAVS encoded by the coding sequence ATGGAGAGGGAAGCGATGCAATTCACACAAGGTCTCGAACGGGCCGTGCAACATCATCCGGAAATGACAGCGACAATTTGTGGTTCACGGAGCCAGACCTTCACTGAACTCTACAAAAGGACAACAAGGCTTGCGGGCTGTCTTGCTTCGAAGGAACTGATCAAGGGTGCGCGCATTGCCGTGCTGGCCCTCAACAGCGATCATTATCTTGAGGTCTATCTGGCAACGGCCTGGGCGGGCGCTGTGATCGTGCCTGCCAACTTCCGCTGGAGCCCGGCGGAGATCGCCTATTCTCTGAACGATGCCGGTTGCCAGGCATTGATTGTCGATCAACAGCATGCCGCACTCGTGCCCATATTGCGCGAGCAATGCCCTGGGCTGAAACATGTGTTCCTAATGGGCGGAACCGAAGATGCGGACGGGCTTCTCGGTCTCGACGCCTTGATTGAGGGTTCAGTGCCTCTTCCCCACTCCGGCGCCGGAGGCAACGACCTGCTCGGAATCTTCTACACTGGCGGTACCACCGGACGGCCCAAAGGCGTGATGCTGAGCCATGCCAATCTGTGTTCGTCCGGCCTGTCGATGCTCGCCGAGGGCGTGTTCAACGAAGGCGGCGTTGGCCTGCATGTGGCGCCGATGTTCCATCTCGCCGACATGCTGATGACCACTTGCCTGGTGCTGCGCGGCTGTACGCATGTCATGCTCCCTGCCTTCAGCCCTGACGCTGTGCTCGATCATGTAGCGCGGTATCGGGTGACCGACACGCTGGTTGTTCCAGCCATGCTTCAGGCCATCACCGACCATCCGTCGATCAGCGATTTCGACACTTCAAGCCTGTGCAACATCCTCTACGGAGCATCACCCGCATCTGAAACGCTGCTGCGGCGGACCATGGCTGCCTTTCCCGGCGTTCGCCTGACCCAAGGCTATGGCATGACCGAGAGTGCGGCCTTCATCTGCGCCTTGCCCTGGCACCAACATGTCGTGGCCGATGGCGGCCCGAACCGGCTGCGCGCTGCCGGGCGATCGACATTCGATGTCCATGTCCGCATCGTCGATTCCAATGACTGCGAAGTTCCTCGCGGCGAGATTGGCGAAATCATCGTCAAGGGGCCAAACGTGATGCAAGGCTATTACAACATGCCCGACGCGACCGCCGAGACCTTGCGTGGCGGCTGGCTGCATACCGGCGACATGGCCTGGATGGATGAGGAAGGGTATGTGTTCATCGTCGACCGGGCGAAGGACATGATCATATCGGGCGGCGAGAACATCTATTCCGCCGAAGTCGAAAATGCCGTCGCCAGCCACCCTGCCGTTGCGGCCAATGCCGTCATCGGTATCCCCCATGAACACATGGGCGAAGCGGTTCACGTCGCCGTCGTCCTGAGGCCGGGGTGCACGCTCGAACTGGACGCTTTGCAGTCCCATTGTCGTACCCTGATTGCCGGGTACAAGGTGCCGCGCAGCATGGAAATCATGCCCAGCCTGCCGCTGTCCGGCGCCGGAAAGATCCTGAAGACCCAACTGCGCGAGCCCTTCTGGAAGGGGCGAGATAGCGCCGTAAGCTAG